The nucleotide sequence CAGGACGGCACCGGCGCCGATGAGCAGTACCGCGGCCGTGACTGGCGGCCCGACAGCGGCGCCGGTATCAGCCAACGACGGCGGGTTCGTCACGCTCGACGGCGGGTTGGTGGTGCCACTCGGCGGATTGGTGGTGCCACCGCCGGGAGGATTGGTGGTCCCGCCTCCCGGCGGGTTGGTGGTGCCACCACCGCCACCGCCGCCCGGCGGGTTGACGACGACCGAGTTGACCGGGACGGTCACGGTCGCGGTGTCGCCTACCGGGTGTTGCGAGGGGTTCTGCACGGCCGGGATGCCCGTGATCGAGGCAGTGTTCGTGACCGCGGGCAACACCGCGGGCGCGGTGCAAGTCCAGGTGACCACCTGGCCGACGGCCAGCGCACCGATCGTCCGGTCACAGGCCGGCAGAGACGGGTCGCTCGCGCTCACGCCGGACAGTGCCACGTCACCGGTGTTACTCGCCGTCAGCGTGAACGTGATCGTCGCTCCGACAAGGTAACTCGGCGCGTCGGCGGCCTTGGTGAGCGTGACCGCGGGGTGGGCCGCCGGCGCGACGGCGGTTCCGGAACCGGTCGTGCCGCTTCCGAGCGGGTCGGTGCCGCTAGCCGTTGCCGTGTTGCTCAGGTCGGTCGCCGTCATCGTGGCGACGCAGGCGATGGGTGCGCTTGCTTCCCCCGGCGCCAGCGAGCCGATCGTCGTCGTGGCGCACGTCGCGGTCGGATCGTCGACGGAGACATCGGTCAACGGAACATCCCCGCTGTTGGTGACCACGAGCGTGAAACCGACCTGGTCGCCGGCCACGATCGGCAGCGTGGGTGCGGTCTTGACGACCGTGATCGATGGGTGGATGACCGTCACCGCGGCCTGGCCGGAGGCGTCTACCACCTGGCCGAGCGGATCGGTGCCGGACACGGTCGCGGTGTTGCTGAAGTCCTGCTGACCGGCCGTCACCGTGCATGACAGGGGCACGGTCTGCCCGGCGGCCAGGTCGTCGAGAGCTTGCGAACACTGGGGAAACGCGGGGTCGGTGATCGTGACGGCATGCAGTGCGGCGTCACCGGTGTTGTGCACGATGATCGTGAAGGTGACCGGATCGCCAGGGTGGACCACAGTCGGTGTCGCGGTCTTGGTCAGCTCGATCGATGGGGTGATCACGTCAACCGTGGCCGAACCGCTGCCCGATACCGTGCCGCCGAGGGGGTCCGTGCCGGACACGGTGGCCGTGTTGGTGACGTCGGCGCCCGCGATGCTGGTGCAGGCGATCGGGTCCGCGGTGGCACCCGGGGCGAGGTCGACCAACAACACGGCGCACCCCGGTGCCGTGGCGTCGCTCACGATGACGTTGTGCAAGGCCACGTCGCCGGTGTTGTGGACAGCCACCTGCCAGGTGATGGTGTCACCGACGTGAGCCAGCGTCCCGGACGTCGCCGTCTTGGTCAGCTCGATGCCCGGATGGATGACCGGCACCGCCACGGTGGCACTGGCGCTGACCGTGCGGCCCAGTGCGTCGGTGGCGTTCACGGTCGCGGTGTTCGCGTCACCTGCTAGCGGCGCCGTGGCGGTGCAGGTGTAGTCGAACGACGCCCCCGCGGCCAGTTTCGTCGGCGCGGGCAGCACATTCGCACACGAGGCGGTCGTGGGATCGCTCACGCTCACCTGCGACAGGGCGGTGTCTCCGGTGTTGGTCACCCTGATGGTGAAGGTGACCGTGTCGCCCTGGTGATAGGCCGACGCATCGGCCGTCTTGGCAATGGTGACCGCCGGGTTCAGCACGGTTACCGCGGCCTGCGCGCTGTCGCTGACCACGCCGCCGATGTCGTCCGTACCAGAAGCGGTGACGGTGTTGGTGAAACTCGCTGCGCCAGCCACGGCCGAACAGCTGAGGGTGACGTCCTGGCCGACGGCGATACCGGTCAGTGTCTGGGCGCATTGCGGGTACTGAGGGTCGGTGACCGCGACATCGTGCAGATTCACGTCGCCGACATTGGTCACCACGATCGTGAACGTGACGGTGTCTCCGGCGTGGACCGCAGCGGGTGACGCTGCCTTCGTGATGGTCAAGGCGGGGGTGACCACGGTGACCGTCGCACTGTCGGTATCGGTCACGGTGCCGCCGACAGGATCGGTGCCGGTGACCTGAGCCGTGTTGGTGGCGCTGGCGGTGCTCGCCGTGCTGGTGCAGGTGATCGGAGCTGCCGCTGCGCCGGCGGCCAAGGTTCCGACGACGGTGCTGCAGCCGCTGGCGGTCGGGTCGTTGACGCTGACGTCGTGCAGGCCGACGTCACCGGTGTTGGTGACCACGAGCCGCCAGCTCACGGGGTCTCCGGCGTGCACGACGGCCGCCGAAGTGCGCGTCTTGGCGATCGTGATGGCCGGATGGATCAGGGGAACGGGCGCCGTGGCCGAGTCACTGACCGACCGGCCGAGTGCATCGACGCCGCTGACGGTGGCGGTGTTCGCGTCACCGGCGAGCGGCGCGGTCGCGGTGCACGTATAGCTGAAAGATGCACCGGGTACGAGGGAGGTCGGCGTGCCCGCAGACGACGCACAGGACGCGGACTTGGGATCGGTCACCGCGATCGCGTGCAGCGCGGCGTCACCGGTGTTGGTGACGGTGATCGTGAAGGTGACCGTATCTCCGGCGTGATAGGCCGCGGCGTCGGTCTTCTTGGTGATGCTGAGCGCCGGGTTGAGGACGATCACCGATGCGGTGGAGCTGTCGGTGAGTGCCTCACCCGTCTCGCTGGTACCGGTCACGGTTGCGAGGTTGGTGAGGTTGGCGGTTCCCGCCGAACTCGTACAGGTGATCTTCACGTAGTTCGCCGGCGCGTCGTCGATGCTGGGGACGGTTCCCAGTGACCGGTTCGCGCACGTCGTGCCGGCCAGCTGTGGATCGCTGACCACAACGTTGCGCGCGTCCGCGCCGCTGTTGTTGGTGACCTCGATGGTCCAGGTGAGCGGTGCGCCCGGGTGCACCGTGACCGAACTGGAGCCTGGACTGGTCCCGTCGCTGGACACGGTCTTGACGATCTTGAGCTCGGGCACGGGCAGCGACAGCGCCACGCCCTGTACGACATAGCCGTCTCCGGCGGTGACGAACCCGAGGGTGGCCGAGGTGGATCCGGCCGGGATCAGCGTGGAGTTGAAATCCTTGGCGTCGACGCTCATGTTGTTGGGCACGTCCGGTGTGCCGCCGCCGGTGGCGTTGCGGTTGGAGTTGCGGTCGGCGTTGGAGACGAAGAAGTTGCCGGTGGCGCCGGACAGGGGCTCCGCGACCTTGGTCCCGTTGATCAGGAAGTCATCGCCGGTGATGCCGTAATCGCCTTCGTAGGCGGTGACGCCGACGTGGGCGCGCGGCGCGGTCGCCTTGAAACCGTTGACCGTGACGGTGGTGGCGGCCTCGTTGGCGCGCTGCACGACCTGTCCGTCGTAAAACCACACCCGCCGCAGCGAAGGGGCGAAGGTCGCGTTGCGGGTCGGGTAGGAATACGCGACGTACAGCGACCAGCCGCCCGAACAGTTTTTGCCCTGCGCAGCAGGGATATCGGCCGTGGTGACCGTCAAGGGAGTACCGGTGTCCACACCGGTGAACTGGGCGGTGACGTCGGCGCGCGCCGAGAAGTACTGGGGGTCATTGGTACCCAGACCGGCGCCCGTCGTGACGGTCAAGGCAGCGGGTGCGACGCTGACGGCCGCCTGGCCGCCCACGGTGAAACGGACCGCGGTGGCCTTCGAACCCGGGTCGCGAGCGGGCAGCGTCACGGGTGCACCGGCCGTGCATCCGTTCGCGGTGACGGCTCCGTTGCTGCCGACCTTGCCCGTCGTGCCGCCCCAGTCCAGCTGGGCCGCCTGCACGGTTGCCCCCGGCGGAATCGTCACGGTGGCGCGGGAGGAGTTCACCGTCGCGGGGTCGGAATCCACATCGCCGTAGGTCATGTAGTAGTTGTTGTTCTGCGAGTTCAGCGTTCTGGCTTGCCCGGCGACGCAATTTGCGGAGTCGGCCGCGCTGACATAACCCGTCTCACCGGCGGCCGGACAGCGTAGGTTGCCGTTGCCGACCTCGAGAAAGTCGCCGTACATGACGTCCTCGTACGTGACGCCCAACGGAGTGATCTGGGCGGCGCCGGCCGGATTGGTCCCCGCCACCGCGGCCCCCACCAGGACCGAGGTACTGACCAGCACGACGCTGAGGATGAGCCTGAACAACCGCTTCAGAAAGGAATCCGACAGCACCGCCCCCGGCCTGTGCCCGGACCCCGACAGTGGCACCGCCGCCAGTGACCGCGACCTCGTCCGAGACATAAAACGACCCCTCACTCAACGCCGACACCACATGTGTAGCGGATAGGTGATCTTTACGACAAACGGCTTCGCGCGGGCTTTACGCGGTCGGATAAGGGGATTCTTCGATTCCAGATGTACTCGGATAACAGCCTTATGAAATTGCGTTCAGATGATCGTCCAGTGCGCGCAGGGCTTGCTCCGCTCCGGCCCGCCCGATGCCGACCCGAAAACGCTCGGTCGGAACCGGGCCCAGCGCGGAGGCGTACACACTGCCCGGCAACAGGAGCACACCGGATCTCTCCACGGCACTGAGGCAGAACTCATCCACCGAGCCGGGACCGAGGTAACGCGGGAAGCACACACAACCACCGGCGGGCGGTTCCCAGCGGAAGAGGCTGTCGTGCCTGGCGAAGAACTCACCGAACAGCTGGGCATTCTGCGTGAGCAGCGCGCGACCCCGGGCCAGAATGGTAGGAGCGGCCTTGAGTGCGATACGGGCCAGCACCTCGCTGGGGCCGGCGTTGCAGATGGAGCCGTAGTGCTTGAGTCGTTCGACCCGCGAGAGCAACCCACGGTCGCGGCACGCGATCCATCCGATGCGCAGGCCAGGCAGGCCATATGCCTTCGACATCACGTTGAGCGAGATCGCGCGCTCGTACAGATCAGCGGCCTGCGCCAGCGTGCGGGCCGGGTCGAGCTCCACGCCCCTGTAGACCTCGTCGCTGAACAGGTAGATGCCACGGCCGCGCACCAGTTCCACCAGCGCCCGCCAGGTGTTCTGATCGGCGACCGCGCCGGTCGGGTTGTTGGGAAAGTTCACCGCCACCACGGTGGTGTTCGGACGCAGCGCCGCGGCTACCGCCTCGACGTCAAGCCGCCAGTTGTCGTGTTCATCGAGCAGGACACCCGTGACCTCGGCGCGGGAAGCGGCCACCGTCTCGACGGACTGGTATCCGGGCAGGACGACGACGGCATGATCACCCTTGTCCAGCAGGGCGGTCAGCGTCCAGAAGATCCCCTCCTGCGCTCCGGTGAACGACAGGACGTCGGCCGCCTGGACGTTCTCGTACGTCTGCGCGATCGCTTCGCGAAGCGCGGGTGAGCCGAAGGTCTCGACGTAGCCGAGATCGAGGCGTTCCCAGTCGGCACGCTCGTCGGGCTCGGCCATGGCCAGCAGATCGCTGACGGTGGTTGTCTGCAGATCCGAGGCGGTGAGGTTGTGGCGGGCGGCGAACTCCCAGCGGGAGAAATAGGTTTCCAGCTTGAAGTCAGGTAGTCCTGCCACGACGCGAGCCTTTCGGTTTCGAGGGTGATGCGGTGTTCGGCGGCCCTTGCTCTTGCCGTGCTTGCCGTGCTTGCCGTGCTTGCCGCAGCAGCGAGTACACGCTTGCTCGCGAGATCGCCAGCGCCCCCGCGGCATGCTCGGCAGCGTTGCGCGTGTCGAAGAGCCCCCTCCCGTCGAGCTCGGCGAGCAGGTCGATCCGTTCGGCACGGTTGAGTTGCTCACGAGGCCGGTTCCGGCCCAGGCACCAATCACGCACCGTCTGATTGATCTCGGCCCGCCAGTCGCGCGCGAACAGCGCCTCCGGCGCATGCATGCTCGGCGCGGCGAACGCAGCCAACACGGCTCCGGCGTCGAGGAGGGTCGTCCGGTCGAAGTTGAGGCAGAGCAACCAGGAGGTGCCGCGAAGCGGCATGCTCACCGCGGAGTAGCTCCGTCCGTCCCGGCCGACCTGCTCATAGGGACCAAGCACCTGACCGGGTTCGAGCCGACCCAATAGGGCTGCGTCCAGCAGCGAAGCCTCGCCGACCTCGCGACCTGACTGGGGATTCCAGATGGCGATGATCCGGTCGTGCTCGGTGTCGTGCAGCACCGCTTCGACGTGGGGATAGAACAGTGCCACCGCCGCCCGGGCCAGCTGGTCGACGACGGCACGACCGTCAGGGGATGTCACCATTGGATGGTACGTCCAGATTGGATTTTCCGTCCAGCTCGACGCTGTGCGGCCGGTTTAGGGTGATGGCATGACCGGAGCCGACAATCGCGACGACAGGGTCGATGCGTACCTGGAGGCGCTGCCGGTATGGCAGCAGGATGTGTTCACCAGGCTGCGGGAGCTGATCCACGAGGCGGACCCGGAAATCACCGAGACGATCAAGCGCTCGGTCCAGCCCTACTTCGTACTCGCCGGCAATGTCTGCGCGTTCCTGGCCGCGAAGGACCACGTGAACCTGTTCCTCTACGACGGCGCGATCGTGCCTGACCCTGACGGCATCATCACGGCCGGCCACGACAACGTGACGGCCCGGACAATCTCCTATCGACAGGGTGACTCGATCAACGGTGCGGCTCTGCAGACGATGCTGCGACAGATTGCGGCCAACAACCGAGCCGGCGGCTGGCGCAAGCTCAAGGCGGCCGGGGCGACTACTCCGGACTGACGCGGCGGATGCTGCGGCGGATGCTGCGGCGGATGCTGCGGCGGATGCTGCGGCCGGTCGGTGGTCACCGCGTCGCTGCTTCCCCGGTAGCCTCGGCTGCCGTGACCGAACGCGTGGTGATCTACACCGACGGAGCCTGCAAGGGAAATCCCGGCCCGGGAGGCTGGGGCGCCTGGCTGCGCAGTGGCGACCACGAGCGTG is from Jatrophihabitans telluris and encodes:
- a CDS encoding beta strand repeat-containing protein codes for the protein MLSDSFLKRLFRLILSVVLVSTSVLVGAAVAGTNPAGAAQITPLGVTYEDVMYGDFLEVGNGNLRCPAAGETGYVSAADSANCVAGQARTLNSQNNNYYMTYGDVDSDPATVNSSRATVTIPPGATVQAAQLDWGGTTGKVGSNGAVTANGCTAGAPVTLPARDPGSKATAVRFTVGGQAAVSVAPAALTVTTGAGLGTNDPQYFSARADVTAQFTGVDTGTPLTVTTADIPAAQGKNCSGGWSLYVAYSYPTRNATFAPSLRRVWFYDGQVVQRANEAATTVTVNGFKATAPRAHVGVTAYEGDYGITGDDFLINGTKVAEPLSGATGNFFVSNADRNSNRNATGGGTPDVPNNMSVDAKDFNSTLIPAGSTSATLGFVTAGDGYVVQGVALSLPVPELKIVKTVSSDGTSPGSSSVTVHPGAPLTWTIEVTNNSGADARNVVVSDPQLAGTTCANRSLGTVPSIDDAPANYVKITCTSSAGTANLTNLATVTGTSETGEALTDSSTASVIVLNPALSITKKTDAAAYHAGDTVTFTITVTNTGDAALHAIAVTDPKSASCASSAGTPTSLVPGASFSYTCTATAPLAGDANTATVSGVDALGRSVSDSATAPVPLIHPAITIAKTRTSAAVVHAGDPVSWRLVVTNTGDVGLHDVSVNDPTASGCSTVVGTLAAGAAAAPITCTSTASTASATNTAQVTGTDPVGGTVTDTDSATVTVVTPALTITKAASPAAVHAGDTVTFTIVVTNVGDVNLHDVAVTDPQYPQCAQTLTGIAVGQDVTLSCSAVAGAASFTNTVTASGTDDIGGVVSDSAQAAVTVLNPAVTIAKTADASAYHQGDTVTFTIRVTNTGDTALSQVSVSDPTTASCANVLPAPTKLAAGASFDYTCTATAPLAGDANTATVNATDALGRTVSASATVAVPVIHPGIELTKTATSGTLAHVGDTITWQVAVHNTGDVALHNVIVSDATAPGCAVLLVDLAPGATADPIACTSIAGADVTNTATVSGTDPLGGTVSGSGSATVDVITPSIELTKTATPTVVHPGDPVTFTIIVHNTGDAALHAVTITDPAFPQCSQALDDLAAGQTVPLSCTVTAGQQDFSNTATVSGTDPLGQVVDASGQAAVTVIHPSITVVKTAPTLPIVAGDQVGFTLVVTNSGDVPLTDVSVDDPTATCATTTIGSLAPGEASAPIACVATMTATDLSNTATASGTDPLGSGTTGSGTAVAPAAHPAVTLTKAADAPSYLVGATITFTLTASNTGDVALSGVSASDPSLPACDRTIGALAVGQVVTWTCTAPAVLPAVTNTASITGIPAVQNPSQHPVGDTATVTVPVNSVVVNPPGGGGGGGTTNPPGGGTTNPPGGGTTNPPSGTTNPPSSVTNPPSLADTGAAVGPPVTAAVLLIGAGAVLLGCAVPFGRRRRSGQDQG
- a CDS encoding aminotransferase class I/II-fold pyridoxal phosphate-dependent enzyme, whose protein sequence is MAGLPDFKLETYFSRWEFAARHNLTASDLQTTTVSDLLAMAEPDERADWERLDLGYVETFGSPALREAIAQTYENVQAADVLSFTGAQEGIFWTLTALLDKGDHAVVVLPGYQSVETVAASRAEVTGVLLDEHDNWRLDVEAVAAALRPNTTVVAVNFPNNPTGAVADQNTWRALVELVRGRGIYLFSDEVYRGVELDPARTLAQAADLYERAISLNVMSKAYGLPGLRIGWIACRDRGLLSRVERLKHYGSICNAGPSEVLARIALKAAPTILARGRALLTQNAQLFGEFFARHDSLFRWEPPAGGCVCFPRYLGPGSVDEFCLSAVERSGVLLLPGSVYASALGPVPTERFRVGIGRAGAEQALRALDDHLNAIS
- a CDS encoding helix-turn-helix domain-containing protein, which encodes MTSPDGRAVVDQLARAAVALFYPHVEAVLHDTEHDRIIAIWNPQSGREVGEASLLDAALLGRLEPGQVLGPYEQVGRDGRSYSAVSMPLRGTSWLLCLNFDRTTLLDAGAVLAAFAAPSMHAPEALFARDWRAEINQTVRDWCLGRNRPREQLNRAERIDLLAELDGRGLFDTRNAAEHAAGALAISRASVYSLLRQARQARQARQEQGPPNTASPSKPKGSRRGRTT
- a CDS encoding DUF1801 domain-containing protein, with amino-acid sequence MTGADNRDDRVDAYLEALPVWQQDVFTRLRELIHEADPEITETIKRSVQPYFVLAGNVCAFLAAKDHVNLFLYDGAIVPDPDGIITAGHDNVTARTISYRQGDSINGAALQTMLRQIAANNRAGGWRKLKAAGATTPD